The DNA region GATCGCTTTTTCTCTGGCGCTGAAATCCACACAGTGCTGCAGCAGCGGGGAGGCAAAGTCTATGATCAGGGAAGCCAGATCAGAAGTGACGACCGCACCGGCTTTGGCAAAGGGGCCGGGCGCATGGAGATCATCGCTGTGGGGCATGGTCATGCGTTCCTTTCACCATGGATCAACAGGCGGCGCAGGGCAAGCTCCTGCTCCAGCTCTGCCAGTTTTTGCCTGGAGGTCGTGGCGGGTTCTACGTCGGCGCCGGCGTTTTTAGGCATCGGCAGAGGACGCCTTTCCTTTTTCAGCTCGTGGATTTTTTTCTCCAGTTTGGCATCGGAGAGTCCAGCCAGACCGGGATTCAGACTCACCTCGATCAGGAAATCAGAGTACTCTTTTTCCGGCGCGGTGATCAATAGTGTGCGGATGGCGCGGGTGACGCCGACATAGGTTACCCGGCGCTCCTCTTCCCAGTCTGGGTCGGAACGGAGACGATAATCATGGGCCAGATGGAACAGGACCACGTGCGGAAACTCTTTGCCCTTACTGGCGTGAATAGTGGCCAGGGTCACCTGCGGCACAGATGCCTCCGCTTCCCATTCATCAGCCGGATCGCCCGGCCCGGCCGGACTCAGCTGTTGGTAAAACTCGGTCAGGTCAGCGCAGGCGGCGGAGACTTCGATGAGAACGTCAAGCACCACTTCCTGACCCGCCTCATCCGCCGCACCGTAGACCGACGGCAGTCCGGCATAAAACGAACGCAGGTCAAACGACGTTACGAGCCGCGCCAACAGGTCCGGCACCTTAACCGCGTTGGCGTCGATCCGGCGGAACGGATCGACTTGTCGCAACCACTCCTCCAGCACCAGCCGTTCCCGTTCGCTGACCGTAAGATCACAGGCGACCTGCTCCAGCGCTTCCCAGGAGGTGATCGTGCGAATCAAGGAATTGGTTAAAAATTTGTTTGGACGCTTTAGAACCCGGCTCCACTCTTTTTCGCCCGCTGCCTGCGGAAAAAATAAAACCGTCAGATAGCTGTATACGTCTCTGCCCACTGCGGTTTGCATCAGGCCGCGGTGATCCACAAAGGTGTGCGGAATTTTGTAGCTGTCCAACAGAACCGCCAACAGATATTGATAGACATGATAACGATAGAGCACGGCGAAATCAGACCAGCCGTCGGCCCCCTGTTCCCGCCGCTGTAAAATCCACTCGACCGCTTTTTTAGCCTGTGCCCACAGGTTGCTGTGCAGGGTGACGGTGAACTCGCCCTCGGCCGCGGTCGCGGTGGGATGGATGTCTTTAGCCACCCTGCGGCGGTTGTGGGCGATCAACCACTTGGAGTGATCGATCACCTGCCGGGTGGAACGATAATTGGTCTCCAGGGTGTAAGTGGCTGCGCCGCGGTAATGCTCGGCAAAGTTCAGAATGTTTTGCACATCCGCACCACGCCAGCCGTAGATCATCTGATCGTCATCGCCGACGACGAAAAGATTGTTGTGCGGCATGCTGAGCAGCTGCATCAACAACAGCTGACTGCGATTGAGATCCTGAAATTCATCGACAAGAACAAAATGGAACCGGTGCTGAATTGTTTGCCGCAGCCCGGCGTCATCCAGCAGCAGCCGCAACGGCCAATAGATCATGTCATCGAAATTCATATACCCCTGTGCGGATTGCAGCTGCAAATAGTGGGCAAAAATATCTTTGAACGGAAACTGTTCGCCGTTGATTTCTGTGCGCATCTCCTCCCATTCCGGCAAATCGGTCGTGGCGGCAGTCAAGCTGGCGAGCAGGCCGGCGGCGGGATCCTGATTACGCAGCATCGGCAGACGCAGCACTTTTTCGGCAGCCGTCTGCAGCAACTGCCGGCATCTTTTGTCGCCCTCATCGTGCTGATACCGCCAGCCGTTGTGACGCCGAAGGATCTCATAGCCCAGCGCATGAAAGGTCCGAACGGTCACCCCCTCTTCGTCCAGGTTTCCGGCAATGGCAACGCCGCGCTGCGCCAACCGCTCCACCATCTCCTGCGCCGCTTTTTTGTTGAACGCCAGTGCGAGTATCCGATGGGCGGCCACGCCTTCATTGACCAGATGGATGATGCGGTTGATCAGCGTCTTGGTCTTACCCGACCCGGCCGGCGCCAACACGCGAACAGGGCCGTAGAGCTGACGGATGGCGTTGACCTGCGCCTCATCCAGATCCTCGTCCAACGCCAGGGCGGTGCTCTTTTTCTGCAGCGGTGTTCGCTGCAGTTGAAACGAACGGTCCAGCATGGGGCCAAAGTGCTCCAGAAGAATCTGCGCAGACAGCTGCTGCCGGGAGTCATGCAGCCCATCGCTGTTCAGACGTGCAGTGTAAAAAGAGCGCGGCCAGCGGGAAAGAAAAGAAAAAGGCTTGGCCGCCTGCAGCAGGGGGGAAATGATCTGAGACTGCAGAATCGTCAGCACATTCAGAAACGCCGGCAGGGCTAGGTCCTGATAGATAAAGACCTGATCGAATTTTTCATGGTTAAATAAACGATCAGGGGCAAGTTTAGAGCAGGCGAGCCAGCAGGCGCGAACACCCGACGCCTTGGCTCTCCTCCAGGCAGCGCGTGCCGCCTTGACATCCAATTCAAAACTGATATGGTCGCAAGAAGTCATAAATGGGCCACCCGCTTCACCAGGCCGTTCCTCCGACAGCAGGAAAAAATAAATTAATTCAATGTAAAACAGTTTCGCCATAAAATCCAGTGAAACTGTGGAGAAAGGTTGGAACAGAATCCTGATCGGGCGGGCGGACGCTGGGCCGGTGCGTTCGATCTCCAGCCGGTCCATAAAAGAGAAGGCCCGGATGGATCTCCGGGCCTTCCCCGTGAGGAGACAGTCGGGATTCAGAAGAATCCGACTTTTGGGGGGGACAATATTACAGGCACTATTTATGATGTAAACTTTACTACAAACATTGTGCCAAAATTTACAAATGTAACTTGCAAGACATTTATTTACCTTAATACCAATTAAATCAATGCAATAAAAAATTGCCCGGGATGGGGAAATAAAATGAATAAAAATCATTTTTGGTTAAATAACCAAATGATTGCCCATATTTTGGTTATTTAGCCAATTAATGAATGGTGCTAAAGCCAGCCGTTTTCCCGGTACCAACGGCCGGTCTGTCGCACCCCCTGCGCCAAGGTGTATTGAGGAGCAAAGCCCAGCTCCTGTTTTGCCGATTGGTTGCTGCACATCCAGCCGGGTTGCACCATCTCGCGCACCTTGTCCGCATTGAGAAGGGCCGGTTTACCGGTCACCTGCGCCATGGCACGGGCAATCCAAGATACAGAGTATAACAGCCACACCGGCGTTCTGATGGTGATGGTCTTCCTCTCCATCGCCTGCGCGATCTCCCGGCCGATGGTGTTCCAATCATAATAGCCGTCGCCGGAGATAAAGAACACTTTGCCGTTGCTCGTCGGTTGTTCCGCCGCCAGAATGATGCCGTCGACCAGGTCTGAAACATGCACCAGGCTGATCTGTGGATCACCTTTGCCCAGCACCAGCACCAGCCCACGGTTGACATTCTGGAAATAGACCAGGATGTCACGGTCTCTGGGACCATAGACCGACGGCGGCCTGAGCACGACCACGGGCAGCTCACGGCTCAGGTTCAAGACTTCTTTCTCAGCCGCCAGCTTGCACTCGCCGTAAATAGAGATCGGATGCGGTTCATCCGCTTCAGTAAGGGGGATGCCGGACAGGCTTGGGCCAGCAGCCGCCTGACTGGAGACATAGACGAATTTTTTCAGCCCCTGCTGCAGACGACACGCTTGCAGCAGCCGTTTGGTGATGGTCACGTTTCCCTCCACATAGCCCTGCCGGTCTCTGGCTTTGGTGACCCCGGCCAGGTGGAAAATCCAATCCATTCCGGCGACCGCCTCTTCCAGCCCTTCGCCATTGGACAGGCTGGCGTAGGAATACGCCACAGGCAGATTCTGCAGCCAGGCCAAGTTGCTTTGACGACGAACCAGACAGGTAACCTGATGGCCCTGATGCAGCAGTTTTTCCACCAAGGTACTGCCGATAAATCCATTGCTGCCGGTTACCAACGCTTTCATGCGAACATTCCTTTCAGGCTGTTTTTTGCACCTAAAGTAATAAAACCGCACCTCGTTTCAAAGAATAACATTCAGCTTGACTAAATAGTAATAAATGCCTAACTTTTGACCAAAGTAAAAGCTTCGGCCGGCTGAACGGCTTCTCTTACAATTCCTGTCAATCGTGGAGGCACTACTTTGGCGGATTTATTTAGCAAATGCTCAATGGGGGTTTCTGCACGCGCACGTGAAGCCATGGAACAGGGATGGTATCCCTATTTCAAAGCATTTGGGTCGGGTGCGGATACCGAGGTATATCTCGATGGGCACAAGCTGATCATGATCGGGTCCAATAACTATCTCGGCCTAACCCAGGACCCCCGGGTAAAAAAGGCAGCCATCAAGGCGATTGAACAATTCGGATCCGGCTGTACCGGATCCCGTTTTCTGAACGGCACCTTGACCCTGCACGAAGAATTGGAAGCAAAGCTGGCGTCTTTTATGAACGTGGAGGCGGTGCTGGTCTTTTCCACCGGATTTATGACCAACCAGGGGGTGATCTCCGCCCTCGTAGGCCGTAAGGACCTGGTTGTGGGCGACAGCGAGAACCATGCCAGCATCGTCGACGGCACGCGTCTGGCCTTTGGCCGCGCGCTGAAATACCGTCACAACAACATCCAGGACCTCGATCGGGTGTTGACGCGCAATAAATCAGAGGAAAACGGCGTTCTGATCGTCAGTGACGGCGTTTTCAGCATGGGCGGCGATATCGTCGACCTGCCAGCGCTGGTCGCCGTGGCCAAAAAGCACGGCGCCCGCATCATGCTCGACGACGCTCATGCCATCGGCGTGTTGGGCCGCAACGGCCGCGGCACAGCCGAGCATTTCGGCCTGGAGAAAGAAGTCGATCTGACCATGGGCACATTCAGCAAAAGCTTTGCCTCCATCGGCGGATTCATCGCCGGCTCTGAAGAGGTGGTGCATTATATCAAGCATGTGTCGCGGGCCTTCATTTTCTCCGCCAGTCCGCCGCCCGCCTCGGTGGCAACGGTCATTGCGGCAGTGGACATCCTTCAAGCGGAGCCGGAGCGCCGAGAAAGGCTGTGGCACAACTATCACAAGATGAAAAAGGGATTTGAACAGCTGGGGTTCAATACCGGCGACAGCCAAACCCCCATCATCCCCATCATTATCGGCGAAGATGAAAAGACATTTCTGCTCTGGCGGCTGCTGTTTGAAAACGGCGTGTTCGCCAATCCAGTCATCAGTCCGGCGGCGCCGCCGGGCAAAGCCCTGATCCGCACCAGCTACATGGCCACGCACACGGAGGAGGAGCTGGACAAGGTGTTGGGGATTTTTGAAAAATTGGGCCGGCAACTGAACATCATCTGAACCCCTCGCACCGGCCCCAAAGGGGATACACGCATAAAAAAGGCCGCCTCATGGGCGGCCTTATCATTTGTGGAGCAGCAGGGATCAATCCAACCAATACAGCATCCTTCCGCAGTTCTCACAAGTGAAAATCTCTTCATCCTCCCGTCCCTTGATGCCCAGAGAGGTGGGTTGGCGTAGAAAGCACCCAAGACAGATATCGTTCTTAACCGGTACGATCGCCCGTTTCAATTTGGCCCGCA from bacterium includes:
- a CDS encoding aminotransferase class I/II-fold pyridoxal phosphate-dependent enzyme translates to MGVSARAREAMEQGWYPYFKAFGSGADTEVYLDGHKLIMIGSNNYLGLTQDPRVKKAAIKAIEQFGSGCTGSRFLNGTLTLHEELEAKLASFMNVEAVLVFSTGFMTNQGVISALVGRKDLVVGDSENHASIVDGTRLAFGRALKYRHNNIQDLDRVLTRNKSEENGVLIVSDGVFSMGGDIVDLPALVAVAKKHGARIMLDDAHAIGVLGRNGRGTAEHFGLEKEVDLTMGTFSKSFASIGGFIAGSEEVVHYIKHVSRAFIFSASPPPASVATVIAAVDILQAEPERRERLWHNYHKMKKGFEQLGFNTGDSQTPIIPIIIGEDEKTFLLWRLLFENGVFANPVISPAAPPGKALIRTSYMATHTEEELDKVLGIFEKLGRQLNII
- a CDS encoding ATP-dependent helicase; translated protein: MAKLFYIELIYFFLLSEERPGEAGGPFMTSCDHISFELDVKAARAAWRRAKASGVRACWLACSKLAPDRLFNHEKFDQVFIYQDLALPAFLNVLTILQSQIISPLLQAAKPFSFLSRWPRSFYTARLNSDGLHDSRQQLSAQILLEHFGPMLDRSFQLQRTPLQKKSTALALDEDLDEAQVNAIRQLYGPVRVLAPAGSGKTKTLINRIIHLVNEGVAAHRILALAFNKKAAQEMVERLAQRGVAIAGNLDEEGVTVRTFHALGYEILRRHNGWRYQHDEGDKRCRQLLQTAAEKVLRLPMLRNQDPAAGLLASLTAATTDLPEWEEMRTEINGEQFPFKDIFAHYLQLQSAQGYMNFDDMIYWPLRLLLDDAGLRQTIQHRFHFVLVDEFQDLNRSQLLLMQLLSMPHNNLFVVGDDDQMIYGWRGADVQNILNFAEHYRGAATYTLETNYRSTRQVIDHSKWLIAHNRRRVAKDIHPTATAAEGEFTVTLHSNLWAQAKKAVEWILQRREQGADGWSDFAVLYRYHVYQYLLAVLLDSYKIPHTFVDHRGLMQTAVGRDVYSYLTVLFFPQAAGEKEWSRVLKRPNKFLTNSLIRTITSWEALEQVACDLTVSERERLVLEEWLRQVDPFRRIDANAVKVPDLLARLVTSFDLRSFYAGLPSVYGAADEAGQEVVLDVLIEVSAACADLTEFYQQLSPAGPGDPADEWEAEASVPQVTLATIHASKGKEFPHVVLFHLAHDYRLRSDPDWEEERRVTYVGVTRAIRTLLITAPEKEYSDFLIEVSLNPGLAGLSDAKLEKKIHELKKERRPLPMPKNAGADVEPATTSRQKLAELEQELALRRLLIHGERNA
- a CDS encoding NAD-dependent epimerase/dehydratase family protein; its protein translation is MKALVTGSNGFIGSTLVEKLLHQGHQVTCLVRRQSNLAWLQNLPVAYSYASLSNGEGLEEAVAGMDWIFHLAGVTKARDRQGYVEGNVTITKRLLQACRLQQGLKKFVYVSSQAAAGPSLSGIPLTEADEPHPISIYGECKLAAEKEVLNLSRELPVVVLRPPSVYGPRDRDILVYFQNVNRGLVLVLGKGDPQISLVHVSDLVDGIILAAEQPTSNGKVFFISGDGYYDWNTIGREIAQAMERKTITIRTPVWLLYSVSWIARAMAQVTGKPALLNADKVREMVQPGWMCSNQSAKQELGFAPQYTLAQGVRQTGRWYRENGWL